A single Candidatus Rokuibacteriota bacterium DNA region contains:
- the cas10 gene encoding type III-B CRISPR-associated protein Cas10/Cmr2, which translates to MDRELAEKKIEALLHDPPGKAPTLWYRSHEAFSAGLIELVLGRPPRHEEVVRKADRLASAVDRVVLRDPVSYRVDFLREPVIAHTLSGTPYRLASLTNERPEHFEAEQRGVLERLVHDAGGKGSEPERFYWYVWRGLEPALRARGEVGKLWSYLPADTRVPDHGIWDHMRVTAAFAGALPEPALVLFSFGPVQPLIEAARRTGDLWAGSFLLSWLAWSAMRDLVTELGADAVLFPDLFAQPLVDGWLREQRGWNGIPGLAERRGGSPVASLPNRFLALVPSASAERLARASEAGLRAAAAEFVRGGAGGLAGSDQARADEWGERAVQQAARTFACHWFVQPWVTDPADLRRLSLNSGGTSMALFWETMDALAQAQLYRPNLGSHFAAQSALVEVGHAATKATRRFSQIDERGSRCTVCGVQEALWTRDAERPAARASGVRRGERLCGLCAARRLAPKSAWAEREAGRTVIFPSTHNLAAGRFFREVLDCLRGEGRDGGKAPEQSIVDAVRLVVDAAGEGDRQAYATPALMRAARQCGRHADLAEAFVKLPAELLDPATLDPQQVRDGAPEELGFNPAAAARLRQALTALREARRAAGIQAPRKYYGVLVMDGDRMGQWLAGERAPEIREVLHPGARPLEAAVLLSRRRPLSMAHQIAVSRALNQFSLDIVGPVIEQVHGGVVVYAGGDDALAMLPLDSVLPCLRDLRRLYSGLPLAGDSLARGDGWESERGHVRRGDRLWRVMGERATSSTGVAIAHEKWPLRHALQTAREMERLAKDGLGRNAVAIAVLRRSGGHERFAARWGEEDMVRDPDPLAVLEEVATVIGRGLVSRRFAYALREEARVLWSLGEALAERAFWLLQRHRRRDADGLEDGRMKKAALGLQDLATWLTATPQRAPFEEAGPPGLDRFVAGVGLAEFIARGGEAGE; encoded by the coding sequence ATGGACCGCGAGCTGGCAGAGAAGAAGATCGAAGCGCTGCTCCACGATCCTCCAGGCAAGGCGCCGACCCTTTGGTACCGGAGTCACGAGGCGTTCTCCGCGGGGCTCATCGAGCTGGTGCTCGGGCGGCCGCCACGCCACGAGGAGGTTGTCCGGAAGGCGGACCGGCTGGCGTCCGCCGTGGATCGCGTGGTGCTTCGGGACCCGGTCTCGTACCGCGTGGATTTCCTCCGCGAGCCGGTGATCGCGCACACCTTGTCGGGGACGCCCTACCGCCTCGCCAGCCTGACGAACGAGCGACCGGAACACTTCGAGGCCGAGCAGCGTGGGGTGCTGGAACGGCTGGTGCACGACGCGGGCGGCAAGGGCAGCGAGCCCGAGCGCTTCTACTGGTACGTGTGGCGCGGCCTCGAGCCGGCCCTCCGCGCGCGGGGTGAGGTCGGAAAGCTGTGGAGCTATCTTCCCGCCGACACGCGGGTACCGGACCACGGGATCTGGGACCACATGAGGGTGACAGCGGCATTCGCCGGGGCCCTGCCCGAACCGGCGCTCGTGCTTTTCTCCTTCGGGCCGGTGCAGCCGCTGATCGAGGCGGCGCGGCGGACGGGGGACCTGTGGGCGGGGAGCTTCCTGCTTTCCTGGCTCGCGTGGTCGGCGATGCGCGACCTGGTCACGGAACTTGGCGCCGACGCCGTGCTCTTCCCGGACCTCTTCGCCCAGCCGCTCGTCGATGGCTGGCTCCGCGAGCAGCGCGGATGGAACGGGATCCCTGGCCTCGCAGAGCGACGAGGCGGGAGCCCTGTGGCCTCGCTTCCCAATCGGTTCCTCGCGCTGGTGCCCAGCGCCTCCGCCGAGAGGCTGGCACGGGCGAGCGAGGCGGGGCTCCGCGCGGCTGCGGCGGAATTTGTCCGCGGCGGTGCCGGAGGATTGGCGGGTTCGGACCAAGCGCGGGCTGATGAGTGGGGGGAACGGGCGGTCCAGCAGGCCGCACGGACATTCGCGTGTCACTGGTTCGTCCAGCCGTGGGTCACCGACCCCGCAGATCTCAGGCGGCTGTCGCTGAACAGCGGGGGCACCTCCATGGCGCTCTTCTGGGAGACGATGGATGCGCTGGCCCAAGCCCAGCTTTACCGCCCGAACCTCGGCAGCCACTTCGCCGCGCAGAGCGCTCTTGTTGAGGTGGGCCACGCGGCCACAAAAGCGACGCGCCGATTCAGCCAAATCGATGAGCGAGGTAGTCGCTGCACGGTGTGCGGCGTCCAGGAGGCGCTCTGGACGCGCGATGCAGAGCGTCCGGCGGCCAGAGCCTCGGGCGTCCGGCGCGGCGAGCGGCTCTGCGGCCTCTGCGCGGCCCGGCGGCTCGCACCGAAGAGCGCGTGGGCTGAGCGTGAGGCTGGCCGGACCGTGATCTTTCCGTCGACACACAACCTGGCCGCGGGCCGCTTCTTCCGTGAGGTGCTGGACTGCCTCCGCGGTGAGGGCCGCGACGGGGGCAAAGCGCCCGAGCAGTCCATCGTGGACGCCGTCCGGTTGGTCGTCGATGCTGCCGGAGAGGGCGATCGGCAGGCCTACGCGACCCCGGCGCTGATGCGAGCCGCCAGGCAATGTGGCCGCCACGCCGATCTGGCCGAGGCTTTCGTCAAGCTTCCGGCCGAGCTGCTGGACCCGGCGACGCTCGATCCTCAGCAGGTGCGCGACGGTGCCCCGGAAGAGCTCGGATTCAACCCTGCGGCCGCGGCCCGCCTCCGGCAGGCGTTGACCGCCCTGCGAGAGGCGCGTCGAGCGGCCGGGATCCAGGCGCCACGCAAGTACTACGGGGTTCTCGTCATGGACGGCGACCGGATGGGCCAGTGGCTGGCCGGGGAGCGGGCGCCGGAGATCCGCGAGGTGCTGCACCCGGGAGCGCGACCGCTGGAGGCGGCCGTGCTGCTGAGCCGCCGGCGACCGCTGTCGATGGCCCATCAGATCGCGGTGAGCCGTGCGCTGAACCAGTTCTCGCTCGACATCGTGGGGCCCGTGATCGAGCAGGTGCACGGCGGGGTGGTCGTCTATGCGGGCGGCGACGATGCCCTGGCGATGCTACCTCTGGATTCGGTCCTTCCGTGCCTCCGGGACTTGCGGCGCCTGTACTCGGGGCTGCCGCTGGCGGGCGACAGCCTTGCTCGGGGAGACGGATGGGAGAGCGAGCGCGGCCATGTCCGGCGGGGAGATCGTCTGTGGCGCGTGATGGGGGAGCGGGCGACGTCCTCGACCGGAGTGGCGATCGCGCACGAGAAGTGGCCCTTGCGGCACGCGCTCCAGACCGCGCGCGAGATGGAGCGGCTCGCCAAGGACGGGCTCGGCCGGAACGCGGTGGCCATCGCCGTGCTGCGACGCTCGGGAGGGCACGAGCGCTTCGCCGCCCGTTGGGGCGAGGAGGACATGGTCAGGGACCCGGACCCGCTCGCCGTGCTGGAGGAAGTCGCGACTGTGATCGGGCGTGGCCTCGTGAGCCGGCGCTTCGCTTACGCGCTGCGCGAGGAGGCGCGCGTGCTGTGGAGTCTCGGGGAGGCGCTTGCCGAGAGGGCCTTCTGGCTCCTGCAGCGGCATCGCCGAAGGGATGCCGACGGCCTGGAGGACGGCAGGATGAAGAAGGCCGCTCTCGGCCTCCAGGACCTCGCTACATGGCTCACCGCTACGCCGCAGCGGGCTCCGTTCGAAGAGGCCGGACCGCCGGGACTTGACCGCTTCGTTGCGGGCGTCGGGCTGGCCGAGTTCATCGCGCGAGGCGGGGAGGCCGGGGAATGA
- the cas2 gene encoding CRISPR-associated endonuclease Cas2 → MGSRHLVISYDVTDDRIRARLAKRLRGYVDRVQKSVFEGPVEEGRLEDLRAGIRQAIDQEADSVRVYSLCARCQGATEIIGTGVYVEREEGDVIV, encoded by the coding sequence ATGGGATCCCGGCACCTCGTGATCAGCTACGACGTGACCGATGACCGGATCCGCGCGCGGCTGGCCAAACGGCTGCGAGGGTACGTGGACCGAGTCCAGAAGAGCGTGTTCGAGGGCCCCGTCGAGGAGGGGCGGCTGGAGGACCTTCGGGCGGGGATCCGGCAGGCCATAGACCAGGAGGCGGACTCGGTTAGGGTCTACAGCCTGTGCGCCCGGTGCCAGGGGGCGACGGAGATCATAGGCACGGGCGTGTACGTCGAGCGGGAGGAGGGCGATGTCATCGTCTGA
- the cmr6 gene encoding type III-B CRISPR module RAMP protein Cmr6: MKVPQIRRQISPGFYFQRCLQIWQPDLRQIDKQQKASAMAPLEGRNGQAITGDAALHAALLARQAAAFAGLRDRFPGIGWRLQSLTPFVTGIGQPHPLENGFAFLKPYGLPYLAASGVKGAVRAACLSVWRERHGSDAEAVRRLSKHYFGSEDKEIERGRAVEHTRGALVFFDLLPEPPAAGKKPLFRLDVVNPHYANYYGGQKGDVPADWYSPVPTYFLTLRDDLAWTLRVIYAPVRPQDARPDWLGEVGPGIERALTEGGLGAKKTWGYGLFALRREEEIQGEAVGAGPDRAAALQSRPPATPPVATPAQEKTTSARAAEDVIRTLRANDVRSRLSAIEQYVRGASPEERPVLLDLLDRRLHELGLKNREVAEMLQRVRTRINPPADSNA, from the coding sequence ATGAAGGTCCCGCAGATCCGTCGCCAGATCTCACCCGGCTTCTACTTCCAGCGATGCCTCCAGATCTGGCAGCCCGACCTGCGCCAGATCGACAAGCAGCAGAAGGCGTCTGCCATGGCGCCGCTGGAAGGACGCAACGGGCAGGCCATCACAGGCGACGCGGCCCTGCATGCGGCGCTCCTCGCCCGCCAGGCGGCTGCCTTCGCGGGACTCCGCGATCGATTCCCCGGGATCGGGTGGCGGCTCCAGAGCCTGACGCCGTTCGTCACCGGGATTGGACAGCCGCATCCGCTCGAGAACGGGTTCGCGTTTCTCAAGCCGTACGGGCTGCCGTATCTCGCCGCATCCGGGGTGAAGGGGGCGGTCAGAGCAGCTTGCCTGAGCGTCTGGCGCGAACGGCACGGCAGCGACGCGGAAGCCGTCCGGCGGCTGTCAAAGCATTACTTCGGCAGCGAGGACAAGGAGATCGAACGCGGACGGGCGGTGGAGCACACCCGCGGGGCGCTCGTGTTCTTCGACCTGCTGCCAGAGCCGCCTGCGGCCGGGAAGAAGCCGCTCTTCCGGCTGGACGTGGTTAACCCCCATTACGCCAACTACTACGGCGGGCAGAAGGGGGACGTGCCGGCGGACTGGTACTCGCCGGTGCCCACCTACTTCCTGACCCTGCGAGACGATCTCGCCTGGACCCTTCGCGTGATCTACGCTCCGGTGCGGCCGCAGGACGCGCGCCCCGACTGGCTCGGCGAGGTGGGGCCCGGGATCGAGCGTGCGCTCACCGAGGGCGGGCTCGGAGCGAAGAAGACGTGGGGGTACGGGCTCTTCGCGCTTCGGCGCGAGGAGGAGATTCAGGGCGAGGCTGTCGGCGCCGGGCCCGACCGCGCGGCCGCGTTGCAGAGCAGACCCCCAGCGACGCCGCCGGTGGCCACACCGGCGCAGGAGAAGACCACCAGCGCCCGTGCCGCAGAGGACGTCATCCGCACGCTCAGGGCGAACGACGTCAGGTCACGGCTGTCAGCGATCGAGCAGTACGTCCGGGGGGCTTCGCCGGAGGAGCGGCCTGTTCTCCTCGACCTCCTGGATCGCCGGCTCCATGAGCTGGGGCTGAAGAACAGGGAGGTCGCGGAGATGCTCCAGCGAGTGCGCACGCGCATCAATCCGCCGGCGGACAGCAATGCCTGA
- the cmr5 gene encoding type III-B CRISPR module-associated protein Cmr5 yields MKSRELERAQHIQSCLDGLSGGDLLTKYTDRLKGAPAELMDNGLLQTLAFFHSKKEVEYGRIAGDIEGWLAKCGLLAAQDSPRALAALDAAPYRRCSEEAIAWLNLAKRLAAARVTMRGPS; encoded by the coding sequence ATGAAGAGCCGGGAACTCGAGCGCGCGCAGCACATCCAGAGCTGCCTCGACGGGCTCAGCGGCGGCGATCTTCTGACGAAGTACACCGACCGGCTGAAGGGCGCGCCCGCCGAACTGATGGACAACGGCCTGCTGCAGACGCTCGCGTTCTTCCACTCGAAGAAGGAGGTCGAGTACGGAAGGATTGCTGGTGACATCGAGGGCTGGCTGGCGAAGTGCGGCCTCCTCGCTGCGCAGGATTCTCCCAGGGCGCTCGCGGCGCTCGACGCCGCCCCCTACCGACGCTGCAGCGAGGAGGCGATCGCGTGGCTCAACCTGGCCAAGCGCCTCGCGGCGGCTCGCGTGACCATGCGAGGCCCGTCGTGA
- the cmr4 gene encoding type III-B CRISPR module RAMP protein Cmr4 yields the protein MLMFLYANSPVHFGAGVSLGAVDLPVQRERHTGYPMAQGSGLKGAIRHHVAGRATGDEREASQWVFGPDGEDRQASAHAGAVAFGDGRLLLFPVRSLVGTFAYCTSVVALGRLRRDAELLGAGIDWAVPSTPPDGTAWVTGQDALASGKVVLEDFDLKGEVSEDLRKVAAWIGACALPVAPAFEHFRKRIETHLVVLNDDLFAHLTRLATVVEPHVKIDDDTGTASGSAFFYAEHLPPDSLMWSLVGVGRPHVRRNGDDGADLARLGIADAGGVGRWLRERLDGKPLQVGAEATTGRGLVHVRLVTEGQP from the coding sequence ATGCTGATGTTCCTGTACGCGAACTCGCCGGTTCATTTCGGCGCCGGGGTGAGCCTCGGCGCGGTGGACCTCCCGGTGCAGCGCGAGCGGCACACGGGCTATCCCATGGCGCAGGGCTCGGGGCTCAAGGGCGCCATCCGTCACCATGTCGCCGGTCGGGCCACGGGCGACGAAAGGGAGGCCAGCCAGTGGGTGTTCGGGCCAGACGGCGAGGACCGCCAGGCGAGCGCACACGCCGGGGCGGTGGCCTTCGGCGACGGCCGTCTCCTGCTTTTCCCCGTGAGGAGTCTGGTCGGGACCTTTGCCTACTGCACGAGCGTGGTAGCGCTCGGTCGCCTTCGCCGCGACGCGGAGCTGCTCGGTGCAGGTATCGACTGGGCCGTGCCGTCAACGCCCCCCGATGGCACGGCCTGGGTGACAGGTCAGGACGCGCTGGCCTCGGGCAAGGTCGTGCTCGAGGACTTCGATCTCAAGGGTGAGGTGAGCGAGGACCTCCGGAAGGTGGCGGCCTGGATCGGAGCGTGCGCGCTGCCGGTGGCTCCGGCCTTCGAGCACTTCCGGAAGCGGATCGAGACGCACCTGGTCGTGCTCAACGACGACCTCTTTGCGCATCTCACTCGCCTGGCCACCGTCGTCGAGCCCCACGTCAAGATCGACGACGACACCGGCACGGCATCAGGGAGTGCGTTCTTCTATGCGGAGCACCTGCCGCCGGATTCTCTGATGTGGAGCCTGGTGGGTGTCGGGCGGCCGCACGTCCGAAGGAACGGCGATGACGGTGCCGACCTGGCACGGCTCGGTATCGCCGACGCCGGCGGGGTGGGCCGCTGGCTCAGGGAGCGGCTGGACGGGAAGCCCCTGCAGGTTGGCGCCGAGGCGACCACGGGCCGCGGGCTCGTCCACGTCCGGCTCGTCACGGAGGGGCAGCCATGA
- the cas1 gene encoding CRISPR-associated endonuclease Cas1 has protein sequence MSRLALMEQGVALGVDGEVLTIERGDRVIDRVRVAEIDQVLAFGAITLLPGAVALLLRRGIDTVYLTARGRYRGRLVGGFNRNVERRLAQFERLRSGPTAVDLARRIVAGKIANQRALLLRAQREHQQPELAQVAGQMRRAMDSLPAADDLDRIRGAEGQASAAYFGAFGRCLRNPAFTFSVRTRRPPRDPVNALLSFGYAMLTTVVESAVLRAGLDPMLGSLHAPEFGRPSLVLDLMEEFRPVLVDALALRLVNRRAVAREDFEEFVEEPGDPLGEAEREEDGTAPAVWLGETGRRIFFRAWGRRLRETHWYESRRQTLTFEQIVRQQVYHLVRVLMGEDTAYYPFTVR, from the coding sequence GTGAGCCGGCTGGCGCTGATGGAGCAGGGCGTGGCGCTGGGTGTGGACGGCGAGGTGCTGACCATCGAGCGCGGCGACCGCGTGATCGACCGGGTGCGCGTCGCGGAGATCGACCAGGTCCTGGCTTTCGGGGCGATCACCCTGCTGCCCGGCGCCGTCGCACTGCTGCTGCGGCGCGGCATCGACACCGTCTACCTGACGGCGCGCGGCCGCTACCGGGGGCGGCTGGTGGGCGGCTTCAACCGGAATGTCGAGCGGAGGCTCGCCCAGTTCGAGCGGCTCCGGAGTGGGCCCACCGCAGTGGATCTGGCGCGGAGGATCGTTGCCGGGAAGATCGCCAACCAGCGGGCGCTCCTCCTGCGCGCCCAGCGGGAGCACCAGCAGCCGGAACTGGCCCAGGTCGCCGGGCAGATGCGGCGGGCCATGGACAGCCTGCCCGCTGCGGATGACCTGGATCGGATCCGCGGCGCCGAGGGCCAGGCCTCGGCGGCCTACTTCGGCGCCTTCGGGCGGTGCCTCCGGAACCCGGCCTTCACGTTCAGCGTCCGGACTCGCCGGCCGCCGCGCGATCCCGTCAATGCGCTCCTGAGCTTCGGCTACGCCATGCTGACGACCGTGGTGGAGTCCGCAGTGCTGCGCGCCGGGCTCGACCCCATGCTAGGCTCGCTCCACGCCCCGGAGTTCGGGCGGCCGTCGCTGGTGCTGGACCTCATGGAAGAGTTCCGTCCCGTGCTGGTGGACGCCCTGGCGCTCCGGCTCGTGAACCGGCGCGCGGTGGCGCGCGAGGACTTCGAGGAGTTCGTCGAGGAGCCCGGCGACCCGCTCGGGGAAGCAGAGAGGGAGGAAGACGGCACTGCCCCCGCCGTCTGGCTCGGAGAGACGGGACGGCGTATCTTCTTCCGGGCGTGGGGCCGGCGCCTGCGCGAGACGCACTGGTACGAGTCCAGGCGCCAGACGCTGACCTTCGAGCAGATTGTGCGGCAGCAGGTCTATCATCTGGTGAGGGTGCTCATGGGCGAGGACACGGCGTACTATCCCTTCACGGTCAGGTAG
- a CDS encoding TIGR02710 family CRISPR-associated protein → MPDPEQATTGAGAARALVVPVGGTPGAPLRAIQEVAPRWVAFVASRDTVTNIGEIERLLGRQLSWKRVITTPDPQDLNATYRQIAMELPRVLAEWGVSWPQVTVDLTGGTKVMTAALMLATIHRAQRYLYVGGEERDRGGTGVVVAGRERPVQAINPWEQLATDSLRQFAWAFNRLQFAGAIATARQAAERAGIERRAYLRALATLAEGFAAWDRFDYKRAQGLVGRCVAALAQEWAHAETHRPLIAQLERCKRAIDDLLATARQEAPSRLLLQDLLANAIRRGEVEQRYDDAVARLYRFVEGLAQQALWDDCHVSTGAVPMEALPEIGEFGDLRRQAAAAGRRTVAIPLQRAYELLQANGHALGAALSRVQRDGRLGKCLVARNRSLLAHGTEPVGKETFERLRDECLELGGWSRGGLITFPALPED, encoded by the coding sequence ATGCCTGACCCGGAGCAGGCCACGACCGGGGCCGGGGCGGCACGGGCGCTGGTCGTCCCCGTCGGCGGCACACCGGGGGCGCCGCTGCGGGCCATCCAGGAGGTCGCGCCGCGGTGGGTCGCCTTCGTCGCGAGCCGTGACACCGTCACGAACATCGGCGAGATCGAGCGGCTGCTCGGGCGCCAGCTGTCCTGGAAGCGGGTGATCACGACGCCGGACCCCCAGGACCTGAACGCGACGTACCGGCAGATCGCGATGGAACTGCCGCGTGTCCTCGCGGAGTGGGGCGTCTCGTGGCCGCAGGTGACGGTGGACCTCACCGGGGGAACGAAGGTGATGACGGCGGCGCTGATGCTGGCCACGATCCACCGCGCGCAGCGCTACCTCTACGTCGGCGGGGAGGAGCGGGACCGCGGCGGCACGGGCGTTGTGGTCGCGGGCCGGGAACGACCGGTCCAGGCCATCAACCCGTGGGAGCAGTTGGCCACCGACAGTCTCAGGCAGTTCGCGTGGGCCTTCAACCGCCTCCAGTTCGCCGGTGCGATCGCGACTGCTCGGCAGGCCGCCGAGCGGGCGGGGATCGAGCGCCGGGCGTACCTGCGGGCTCTGGCCACGCTGGCCGAAGGCTTCGCCGCCTGGGACCGCTTCGACTACAAGCGCGCCCAGGGCCTGGTCGGGAGATGCGTCGCCGCCCTGGCCCAGGAGTGGGCGCACGCCGAGACCCACCGCCCGCTGATCGCCCAGCTCGAGCGGTGCAAGCGGGCGATCGATGACCTGCTTGCGACGGCTCGCCAGGAGGCCCCGTCTCGACTGCTGCTCCAGGATCTGCTGGCCAACGCCATCAGGCGCGGCGAGGTCGAGCAGCGCTATGACGATGCCGTGGCGCGCCTCTACCGCTTCGTGGAGGGCCTGGCGCAGCAGGCTCTCTGGGACGACTGCCACGTCTCCACTGGGGCCGTTCCCATGGAGGCGCTCCCCGAGATCGGAGAGTTCGGAGATCTCCGGCGACAGGCTGCGGCGGCCGGCAGGCGCACCGTGGCGATCCCGCTACAGCGCGCCTACGAGCTGCTGCAGGCGAATGGGCATGCCCTCGGCGCGGCGTTGTCCCGCGTCCAGCGAGACGGCCGGCTCGGCAAGTGCCTGGTCGCGAGGAACCGAAGCCTCCTGGCGCACGGCACGGAGCCGGTCGGCAAGGAGACGTTTGAGCGATTGCGCGACGAGTGCCTGGAACTGGGCGGCTGGAGCCGCGGGGGCCTGATCACGTTTCCAGCGCTGCCCGAGGACTGA